The Streptomyces sp. NBC_01275 genome has a segment encoding these proteins:
- a CDS encoding ABC transporter permease subunit, whose amino-acid sequence MYDPTVARLTYRALLGRRRALILGALPLLLIAISVVVRGLAGADDQTASDLLGGLALATMVPIIGVIAGTGAIGPEIDDGSVVYLLSKPLKRPTIIFTKLIVAIAVTMVFSALPTLIAGYILNGNGQQIAVAYTVAALVASIAYAALFLLLGTVSRHAVVFGLVYALVWEALFGSLVPGARTLSVQQWSLAVAHKVAGGDLVTSDVGLTTATVLLVAVTVLATWYAGQKLRALKLAGEE is encoded by the coding sequence ATGTACGACCCCACAGTCGCCCGACTCACCTACCGGGCCCTGCTCGGCCGTCGGCGGGCCCTCATCCTGGGCGCCCTGCCCCTGCTGCTGATCGCGATCTCGGTGGTCGTGCGCGGCCTCGCCGGCGCCGACGACCAGACGGCGTCCGACCTGCTCGGCGGGCTCGCACTCGCCACGATGGTGCCGATCATCGGCGTCATCGCGGGCACGGGCGCGATCGGACCGGAGATAGACGACGGCTCCGTCGTCTATCTGCTGTCCAAGCCCCTCAAGCGCCCGACGATCATCTTCACGAAGCTGATCGTGGCGATCGCGGTGACGATGGTGTTCTCCGCACTGCCCACCCTGATCGCCGGCTACATCCTCAACGGCAACGGCCAGCAGATCGCCGTCGCCTACACGGTGGCCGCACTGGTCGCCTCCATCGCCTACGCCGCGCTCTTCCTGCTGCTGGGCACGGTGTCCCGGCACGCGGTGGTCTTCGGCCTCGTCTACGCCCTGGTCTGGGAGGCGCTGTTCGGCTCCCTGGTGCCGGGCGCGCGCACTCTCAGCGTCCAGCAGTGGTCGCTGGCCGTCGCCCACAAGGTGGCCGGCGGGGACCTCGTCACCTCGGACGTCGGACTGACCACGGCGACGGTGCTGCTGGTCGCGGTGACCGTGCTGGCCACCTGGTACGCGGGGCAGAAGCTGCGGGCGCTGAAGCTGGCCGGCGAGGAGTGA
- a CDS encoding ABC transporter ATP-binding protein: protein MIATESLSKRFPRVTALDRLSVDVGPGVTGLVGANGAGKSTLIKILLGLSPATEGRAEVLGLDVASKGAAIRERVGYMPEHDCLPPDVSATEFVVHMARMSGLPPTAARERTADTLRHVGLYEERYRPIGGYSTGMKQRVKLAQALVHDPQLVFLDEPTNGLDPVGRDEMLGLIRRIHTDFGISVLVTSHLLGELERTCDHVVVVDGGKLLRSSSTTDFTQTTTTLAIEVTDTDACPDGTRAVREALHARGVDVLDADSALPGAGHVLLLTAQGEETYDVVRDVVADLGIGLVRMEQRRHHISEVFHDSDEQRKEAVGHGS from the coding sequence GTGATCGCGACCGAAAGCCTGAGCAAGCGGTTCCCCCGGGTGACCGCTCTTGACCGGCTCTCCGTGGACGTCGGGCCCGGTGTGACCGGACTCGTCGGAGCCAACGGAGCCGGCAAGTCCACACTGATCAAGATCCTGCTGGGTCTGTCGCCCGCCACGGAGGGCCGCGCCGAAGTGCTCGGCCTCGACGTCGCGAGCAAGGGCGCCGCCATCCGCGAGCGGGTCGGCTACATGCCGGAGCACGACTGCCTGCCGCCCGACGTCTCGGCCACCGAGTTCGTCGTGCACATGGCCCGCATGTCCGGCCTGCCGCCCACCGCCGCCCGCGAACGCACCGCCGACACGCTGCGCCACGTCGGCCTGTACGAGGAGCGCTACCGCCCGATCGGCGGCTACTCGACGGGCATGAAACAGCGCGTGAAGCTTGCCCAGGCCCTGGTGCACGACCCGCAGCTGGTCTTCCTGGACGAGCCGACCAACGGCCTCGACCCGGTCGGCCGCGACGAGATGCTCGGCCTGATCCGCCGCATCCACACCGACTTCGGCATCTCCGTCCTGGTCACCTCGCACCTGCTGGGCGAACTGGAGCGCACCTGCGACCACGTGGTGGTCGTCGACGGCGGCAAGCTCCTGCGCTCCAGCTCCACCACCGACTTCACCCAGACCACGACCACCCTGGCGATCGAGGTCACCGACACCGACGCCTGCCCCGACGGCACCCGCGCGGTGCGCGAGGCGCTCCACGCGCGCGGGGTCGACGTCCTCGACGCCGACAGCGCCCTGCCCGGCGCAGGCCACGTCCTGCTGCTGACCGCACAGGGCGAGGAGACATACGACGTCGTCCGGGACGTGGTCGCCGACCTCGGCATCGGCCTGGTGCGCATGGAACAGCGCAGACACCACATCTCCGAGGTCTTCCACGACAGCGACGAGCAGCGGAAGGAGGCCGTCGGCCATGGCAGTTGA
- a CDS encoding ABC transporter ATP-binding protein, whose translation MTTLSIDHVSRWFGNVVAVNDITMTVGPGVTGLLGPNGAGKSTLINMMGGFLAPSTGTVTLDGQQVWRNEQIYRHIGIVPEREAMYDFLTGREFVVANAELHGLGTKAAQKALATVEMEYAQDRKISTYSKGMRQRVKMASALVHDPSLLLLDEPFNGMDPRQRMQLMDLLRRMGDEGRTVLFSSHILEEVEQLAWHIEVVVAGRHAASGDFRKIRRLMTDRPHRYLVRSSDDRTLAAALIADPSTAGIEVDLAEGALRVQAVDFGRFTALLPRVARDHGIRLLTVSPSDESLESVFSYLVAA comes from the coding sequence GTGACCACGCTCAGCATCGACCACGTCTCCCGCTGGTTCGGCAACGTGGTCGCCGTCAACGACATCACCATGACCGTCGGCCCCGGCGTCACCGGCCTGCTCGGCCCCAACGGCGCCGGAAAGTCCACCCTGATCAACATGATGGGCGGCTTCCTGGCCCCCTCCACCGGCACCGTCACCCTCGACGGACAGCAGGTGTGGCGCAACGAGCAGATCTACCGGCACATCGGCATCGTCCCCGAGCGCGAGGCGATGTACGACTTCCTCACCGGCCGCGAATTCGTCGTCGCCAACGCCGAGTTGCACGGCCTGGGCACCAAGGCCGCCCAGAAGGCCCTGGCCACGGTCGAGATGGAGTACGCGCAGGACCGGAAGATCTCCACCTACTCCAAGGGCATGCGCCAGCGCGTGAAGATGGCCAGCGCCCTCGTCCACGACCCCTCGCTTCTCCTGCTCGACGAACCCTTCAACGGCATGGACCCGCGCCAGCGCATGCAGCTCATGGACCTGCTGCGCCGCATGGGCGACGAGGGCCGCACCGTGCTGTTCTCGTCCCACATCCTCGAAGAGGTCGAGCAGCTCGCCTGGCACATCGAGGTCGTCGTCGCCGGACGGCACGCGGCCAGCGGCGACTTCCGCAAGATCCGCCGCCTGATGACCGACCGCCCGCACCGCTATCTGGTGCGCTCCAGCGACGACCGCACCCTCGCGGCCGCGCTGATCGCCGACCCTTCGACGGCCGGCATCGAAGTGGACCTCGCCGAGGGCGCGTTGCGCGTCCAGGCCGTCGACTTCGGCCGTTTCACGGCTCTGCTGCCGAGGGTCGCCAGGGACCACGGCATCCGGCTGCTGACGGTCTCGCCGTCCGACGAGTCCCTCGAGTCCGTGTTCTCGTACCTGGTCGCGGCGTAG
- the serS gene encoding serine--tRNA ligase, which yields MIDLRLLREDPDRVRASQRARGEDVALVDALLSADERRRSSGVRFDELRAEQKALGKLIPKASPDEKAELLKQAGQLAADVKTADAERDAADTETHELLQRLGNLVHPDVPVGGEEDFVTLETHGEIRDFGAEGFEPKDHLELGQILGAIDVERGAKVSGSRFYFLTGVGALLELALVNAAIAQATAAGFTPMLTPALVRPQSMAGTGFLGQAAQDVYHLDKDDLYLVGTSEVPLAAYHMDEIIDADRLPLRYAGFSPCFRREAGSHGKDTKGIFRVHQFDKVEMFSYVSPEDSQAEHQRLLAWEKQWLTALELPFRVIDVASGDLGSSAARKYDCEAWIPTQGKYRELTSTSDCTEFQSRRLSIRMREGKQVRPLATLNGTLCAVPRTIVAILENHQQADGSVYVPEVLRPYLGGREVLEPVAK from the coding sequence GTGATTGACCTTCGCCTGCTCCGTGAGGACCCCGACCGTGTGCGCGCCTCCCAGCGCGCCCGTGGAGAGGACGTCGCGCTCGTCGACGCTCTCCTGTCTGCCGACGAGCGGCGCAGGTCGTCCGGCGTCCGCTTCGACGAGCTGCGCGCCGAACAGAAGGCGCTCGGCAAGCTCATCCCCAAGGCCTCGCCGGACGAGAAGGCCGAGCTGCTGAAGCAGGCCGGCCAGCTCGCCGCCGACGTCAAGACGGCCGACGCCGAGCGCGACGCCGCCGACACCGAGACCCATGAGCTGCTCCAGCGCCTCGGCAACCTCGTGCACCCGGACGTGCCCGTGGGCGGCGAGGAGGACTTCGTCACCCTGGAGACGCACGGCGAGATCCGCGACTTCGGCGCCGAGGGCTTCGAGCCCAAGGACCACCTGGAGCTCGGCCAGATCCTCGGCGCGATCGACGTCGAGCGCGGCGCGAAGGTCTCCGGCTCCCGCTTCTACTTCCTCACCGGCGTCGGCGCCCTGCTGGAGCTGGCCCTGGTCAACGCGGCGATCGCTCAGGCCACGGCCGCCGGCTTCACGCCGATGCTGACCCCGGCGCTGGTCCGCCCCCAGTCGATGGCGGGCACCGGCTTCCTCGGCCAGGCGGCCCAGGACGTCTACCACCTCGACAAGGACGACCTCTACCTCGTCGGCACCTCCGAGGTCCCCCTCGCCGCGTACCACATGGACGAGATCATCGACGCGGACCGCCTGCCGCTGCGCTATGCGGGCTTCTCCCCGTGCTTCCGCCGCGAGGCCGGCTCGCACGGCAAGGACACCAAGGGCATCTTCCGCGTCCACCAGTTCGACAAGGTCGAGATGTTCTCCTACGTCTCCCCCGAGGACTCGCAGGCCGAGCACCAGCGCCTGCTGGCCTGGGAGAAGCAGTGGCTGACCGCGCTGGAGCTGCCGTTCCGCGTCATCGACGTCGCCTCCGGCGACCTGGGCTCCTCGGCCGCCCGTAAGTACGACTGCGAGGCGTGGATCCCGACCCAGGGCAAGTACCGCGAGCTGACCTCGACCTCGGACTGCACCGAGTTCCAGTCCCGTCGGCTGTCGATCCGGATGCGCGAGGGCAAGCAGGTCCGCCCGCTGGCCACGCTCAACGGCACCCTGTGCGCCGTCCCCCGCACGATCGTCGCGATCCTGGAGAACCACCAGCAGGCCGACGGCTCCGTGTACGTACCCGAGGTGCTGCGCCCGTACCTCGGCGGCCGGGAGGTCCTGGAGCCGGTGGCCAAGTGA
- a CDS encoding HAD family hydrolase, whose translation MSNGFPYRLIATDLDGTLLRSDGSVTRRTRDALAAATAAGAAHIVVTGRSAPWTKPILDDLGYQGLAVCGQGAQVYDAGTHRLLTSVTLDRQLAGVALAKIEAEVGPLYLAASRDGLDGDVLVGPGYAVTGTLPAMPFTDASDLWTAPLNKIYIQHPTLSDDALAEAAREAAGGFVTVAMAGEGIVELLPLGLSKATGLSLAARRLGLKAADTIAFGDMPNDLAMFAWAARSVAMANAHEELKAVADEVTTSNEDDGVAVVLERLLG comes from the coding sequence GTGAGCAACGGCTTCCCCTACCGCCTCATCGCCACCGACCTCGATGGAACGCTCCTGCGCTCCGACGGGTCGGTCACCCGGCGCACCCGTGACGCCCTCGCCGCGGCCACCGCGGCGGGCGCCGCGCACATCGTCGTGACCGGCCGCTCCGCCCCCTGGACCAAGCCCATCCTCGACGACCTCGGCTACCAGGGCCTGGCCGTCTGCGGCCAGGGCGCCCAGGTGTACGACGCCGGCACGCACCGCCTGCTGACGTCGGTGACCCTGGACCGGCAGCTGGCCGGGGTGGCGCTGGCGAAGATCGAGGCGGAGGTCGGCCCGCTGTACCTGGCGGCGAGCCGCGACGGCCTGGACGGGGACGTGCTGGTCGGTCCCGGCTACGCGGTCACCGGCACGCTTCCGGCGATGCCGTTCACGGACGCGTCGGACCTGTGGACGGCTCCGCTGAACAAGATCTACATACAGCATCCGACGCTGAGCGACGACGCGCTGGCCGAGGCGGCCCGCGAGGCCGCGGGCGGCTTCGTCACGGTCGCGATGGCCGGCGAGGGCATCGTGGAGCTGCTGCCCCTGGGCCTATCCAAGGCCACGGGGCTGTCGCTCGCCGCCCGCCGCCTGGGCCTGAAGGCCGCCGACACGATCGCCTTCGGCGACATGCCCAACGACCTCGCGATGTTCGCCTGGGCGGCGCGGAGCGTGGCCATGGCCAACGCCCACGAGGAACTGAAGGCCGTGGCGGACGAGGTGACGACGTCCAACGAGGACGACGGCGTCGCGGTGGTACTGGAGCGGTTGCTGGGCTGA
- the pheA gene encoding prephenate dehydratase, with product MPASYAYLGPEGTFTEVALRTLPEAATRQLIPYVSVQSALDAVRTGEAEAAFVPIENSVEGGITTTLDELVAGTPLMIYREVLLSITFALLVRPGTALADIKTVSAHPAAQPQVRNWLKKNLPEALWESAASNADAARLVQEGRYDAAFAGEFAAARYGLTALETGIHDAQNAQTRFVLVGRPARPAAPTGADKTSVVLWQRDDHPGGLRDLLGEFATRGVNLMLLQSRPTGAGIGNYCFCVDAEGHITDRRMAEALMGLKRICREVRFLGSYPRAEVSVADVSAPLPGTSDGEFVAAADWVARCQDGRF from the coding sequence ATGCCAGCGAGCTATGCGTATCTCGGCCCCGAGGGCACCTTCACGGAGGTCGCCCTGCGCACACTTCCGGAGGCGGCCACCCGGCAGCTGATCCCGTACGTGTCCGTGCAGTCGGCGCTGGACGCGGTGCGCACCGGCGAGGCCGAGGCCGCCTTCGTGCCGATCGAGAACTCCGTCGAGGGCGGGATCACCACCACCCTCGACGAGCTGGTCGCGGGCACGCCGTTGATGATCTACCGCGAGGTGCTGCTGTCGATCACCTTCGCGCTGCTGGTGCGGCCCGGCACCGCGCTGGCGGACATCAAGACGGTCTCCGCGCATCCGGCCGCCCAGCCCCAGGTGCGCAACTGGCTGAAGAAGAACCTCCCGGAGGCCCTCTGGGAGTCTGCCGCCTCGAACGCGGACGCGGCGCGGCTGGTCCAGGAGGGCCGCTACGACGCCGCCTTCGCGGGCGAGTTCGCCGCCGCCCGGTACGGGCTGACGGCCCTGGAGACCGGGATCCACGACGCGCAGAACGCCCAGACGCGGTTCGTGCTCGTGGGCCGGCCCGCGCGGCCCGCCGCGCCGACCGGCGCGGACAAGACGTCCGTGGTGCTCTGGCAGCGCGACGACCATCCGGGTGGGCTGCGCGATCTGCTGGGCGAGTTCGCCACCCGGGGCGTCAACCTCATGCTGCTGCAGTCCCGGCCGACCGGCGCCGGCATCGGCAACTACTGCTTCTGCGTCGACGCCGAGGGCCACATCACCGATCGCCGGATGGCGGAGGCCCTCATGGGGCTGAAGCGGATCTGCCGCGAGGTGCGCTTCCTCGGCTCGTACCCGCGTGCGGAGGTGAGCGTGGCGGACGTGTCGGCTCCGCTGCCCGGGACCTCGGACGGGGAGTTCGTGGCGGCGGCGGATTGGGTGGCGCGCTGCCAGGACGGCCGGTTCTAG
- the efeB gene encoding iron uptake transporter deferrochelatase/peroxidase subunit, protein MPDQSPPQARTPEVPPEATPQVTTEARPEAAPEQNPPLESLSRRKLLGTAGATGLVLGAAGGAVGYAAAPSQATPLSSIGAEQVMFHVKHQPGITQGLQARGHLVAFDLAAGAGRKEAAALLRRWSETARRLMAGEAAKDDDTDVARDAGPSSLTITFGFGNSFFARTGLEKQRPVALDPLPDFSSDHLDKARSNGDLWVQIGANDALVAFHALRAIQKDAGSAAKVRWQMNGFNRTPGATAHPMTARNLMGQLDGTRNPKQADSDFDQRIFVPAAGTKDPAWMANGSYAVVRRIRMLLDDWEKLSLKAQEQVVGRRKADGAPLSGGTETTAMDLEKTDANGDLVVPLNAHARITRPDQNGGAAMLRRPFSYHDGIDAEGVPDAGLLFVCWQADPLRGFVTVQRKLDRGDALSTYIRHESSGLFAVPGGAAEGEYVGQRLLEA, encoded by the coding sequence ATGCCCGACCAGTCCCCTCCGCAGGCCCGCACCCCCGAGGTCCCGCCTGAGGCAACGCCCCAGGTCACGACTGAGGCCAGGCCCGAGGCCGCCCCCGAGCAGAACCCCCCGCTCGAGAGCCTGTCCCGGCGCAAGCTGCTCGGCACCGCCGGCGCCACCGGGCTCGTCCTCGGGGCGGCCGGCGGAGCGGTGGGCTATGCGGCCGCGCCCTCGCAGGCGACGCCCCTGTCCTCGATCGGGGCCGAGCAGGTGATGTTCCACGTGAAACATCAGCCCGGCATCACCCAGGGCCTCCAGGCACGCGGTCACCTCGTCGCCTTCGACCTCGCGGCCGGCGCGGGCCGCAAGGAAGCCGCCGCGCTGCTGCGCCGCTGGTCGGAGACGGCACGGCGACTGATGGCGGGCGAGGCCGCGAAGGACGACGACACGGACGTGGCCCGGGACGCCGGTCCTTCCTCGCTGACGATCACGTTCGGCTTCGGCAACAGCTTCTTCGCCCGCACCGGCCTGGAGAAGCAGCGGCCGGTCGCGCTGGACCCGCTGCCGGACTTCTCCTCCGACCACCTCGACAAGGCCCGCAGCAACGGCGACCTCTGGGTGCAGATCGGCGCGAACGACGCCCTGGTCGCCTTCCACGCCCTGCGCGCGATCCAGAAGGACGCGGGCAGCGCGGCGAAGGTCCGCTGGCAGATGAACGGCTTCAACCGCACGCCGGGCGCCACCGCCCACCCCATGACGGCCCGCAACCTCATGGGCCAGCTGGACGGCACCCGCAATCCCAAGCAGGCCGACTCCGACTTCGACCAGCGCATCTTCGTCCCGGCGGCCGGCACGAAGGACCCGGCGTGGATGGCGAACGGCTCCTACGCCGTCGTACGCCGTATCCGCATGCTTCTCGACGACTGGGAGAAGCTGTCGCTCAAGGCCCAGGAGCAGGTCGTCGGACGCCGCAAGGCGGACGGGGCGCCGCTGTCCGGGGGCACGGAGACGACCGCGATGGACCTGGAGAAGACGGACGCGAACGGCGATCTGGTCGTCCCCCTCAACGCGCACGCCCGCATCACCCGCCCCGACCAGAACGGCGGCGCGGCGATGCTGCGGCGGCCCTTCTCCTACCACGACGGCATCGACGCGGAGGGGGTGCCGGACGCGGGCCTGCTGTTCGTCTGCTGGCAGGCGGACCCGCTGCGCGGCTTCGTCACCGTGCAGCGCAAGCTGGACCGCGGCGACGCCCTGTCGACGTATATCCGCCATGAGTCGAGCGGACTGTTCGCGGTGCCGGGCGGTGCGGCGGAGGGGGAGTACGTGGGGCAGCGCCTGCTGGAGGCATGA
- a CDS encoding ABC transporter permease subunit, with protein MAVEHPVTAPSGDQTRIHNIGYRSYDGPRLGRAYARRSLYSQSLRGSYGLGRSVKSKVLPMLLFVVMCVPAAIMVAVAVATKAKELPVDYTRYAIVMQAVISLYVASQAPQSVSRDLRFKTVPLYFSRPIETADYVRAKFAALASALFVLTAAPLLVLYVGALLAKLDFADQTKGFAQGLVSVALLSLLFAGLGLVIASVTPRRGFGIAAVIAVLTISYGAVSTLQAIAEAQNSTGAIPWIGLFSPVTLIDGVQSAFLGASSAFPGGIGPSNGEGAAYVLVVLGLIAAAYGLLIRRYRKVGL; from the coding sequence ATGGCAGTTGAGCACCCGGTCACCGCCCCCTCGGGCGACCAGACCCGCATCCACAACATCGGCTACCGCAGCTACGACGGCCCCCGCCTGGGCCGCGCCTACGCCCGCCGGTCCCTCTACTCGCAGTCCCTGCGCGGCTCCTACGGCCTCGGCCGCTCGGTGAAGTCCAAGGTGCTGCCGATGCTGCTGTTCGTGGTGATGTGCGTGCCCGCGGCCATCATGGTCGCCGTCGCCGTCGCCACGAAGGCCAAGGAACTGCCCGTCGACTACACGCGCTACGCGATCGTCATGCAGGCCGTCATCAGCCTGTACGTCGCCTCGCAGGCGCCCCAGTCCGTCTCGCGCGACCTGCGCTTCAAGACCGTGCCGCTGTACTTCTCGCGGCCCATCGAGACCGCGGACTACGTACGCGCGAAGTTCGCGGCGCTGGCCTCCGCCCTGTTCGTCCTCACCGCGGCCCCGCTGCTGGTGCTGTACGTGGGCGCGCTGCTGGCCAAGCTCGACTTCGCCGACCAGACCAAGGGATTCGCTCAAGGACTCGTCTCCGTGGCCCTGCTCTCGCTCCTCTTCGCCGGCCTCGGCCTGGTCATCGCCTCGGTCACCCCACGCCGCGGCTTCGGCATCGCCGCCGTCATCGCCGTGCTGACCATCTCCTACGGCGCGGTCTCCACCCTCCAGGCCATCGCCGAGGCGCAGAACAGCACCGGCGCCATCCCGTGGATCGGCCTGTTCTCGCCGGTCACGCTCATCGACGGCGTGCAGTCCGCGTTCCTGGGCGCCTCCTCCGCCTTCCCCGGCGGAATCGGCCCGTCCAACGGGGAGGGCGCGGCGTACGTCCTCGTCGTCCTCGGCCTCATCGCCGCCGCCTACGGCCTCCTGATCCGCCGCTACCGGAAGGTGGGCCTGTGA